One segment of Radiobacillus kanasensis DNA contains the following:
- a CDS encoding NUDIX hydrolase produces the protein MKKWIGAAGLCVNEKNQLLMVLQGKPEEQKKWSVPSGGLEAGETIAHCCEREMFEETGYIVDVMESVKVKHDFDPITNVEVEVQYFRTVLIGGQPTIQDPDHLIHDISWKSEEELKSLALSFPEDRNFLIDYVRSEKHVQS, from the coding sequence ATGAAGAAATGGATCGGCGCTGCTGGATTGTGTGTTAATGAGAAGAATCAATTATTAATGGTTTTACAAGGAAAACCAGAAGAACAGAAAAAATGGTCGGTTCCATCAGGTGGTCTGGAAGCTGGGGAAACAATAGCTCATTGTTGCGAACGTGAAATGTTCGAAGAAACGGGTTATATAGTAGATGTGATGGAATCCGTTAAAGTAAAGCACGATTTCGATCCCATTACAAACGTAGAGGTAGAAGTGCAATACTTTCGGACAGTACTAATTGGTGGGCAACCAACGATACAGGACCCAGATCACCTTATCCATGATATCTCGTGGAAATCGGAAGAAGAGTTGAAGAGTCTCGCACTGTCCTTTCCAGAGGATAGAAATTTCTTAATTGATTATGTCAGGAGCGAAAAACATGTCCAATCGTAA
- a CDS encoding dihydrofolate reductase family protein produces MSNRKVLLFIATSLDGFIATKEESLEWLFKVEGEGDNGYSEFYETIDTIVMGRNTYDWIMKHEQENFPYVNKACYVFTNQERENTEHVTFVNDKVIDVTHKLKQQAGKNIWVVGGGQLIHEFIKEDLIDEMIITVAPTLIGQGIPLFVEGDFHLELSFLGTRTFNQFVELHYEVKR; encoded by the coding sequence ATGTCCAATCGTAAGGTCCTATTATTTATAGCAACGAGTCTTGATGGTTTTATTGCTACAAAGGAAGAGTCCTTAGAATGGTTATTTAAGGTTGAGGGCGAAGGGGATAATGGATATTCGGAGTTTTATGAGACGATAGATACAATTGTGATGGGGAGAAATACATATGACTGGATTATGAAGCATGAGCAAGAGAATTTTCCGTATGTAAACAAAGCCTGTTATGTGTTTACGAATCAAGAACGAGAAAATACGGAGCATGTCACCTTTGTTAACGACAAAGTCATAGACGTTACCCATAAACTCAAACAACAGGCAGGAAAAAATATTTGGGTAGTCGGTGGCGGACAACTCATCCACGAATTTATAAAAGAAGACCTGATTGATGAAATGATTATCACCGTAGCACCAACACTAATCGGACAGGGTATTCCATTGTTTGTAGAAGGCGACTTTCATTTGGAGTTATCCTTTTTAGGCACAAGGACGTTTAATCAGTTTGTTGAACTACATTATGAGGTGAAACGATGA
- a CDS encoding CPBP family intramembrane glutamic endopeptidase, producing MKKWIIPSTLIACTLLYFVEQGLEVNYAWKTAAKWIFFLAMPLLLSRFFNREKQKKAFHKRGIFLGLLFGGISFASILVAYYLLQDVIDFDSIVQELKKSGISAENFIFIALYITVGNSLLEEFFFRGFIFLNLYQAGSRKLAYLYSALLFATYHISIFQSWFSWELILLALFGLFTIGLVFNWLDTKTNTFLNSWVVHIMADLAIVLIGFHLFGIF from the coding sequence ATGAAAAAATGGATTATTCCAAGTACATTAATCGCTTGTACTCTATTGTATTTTGTGGAGCAAGGCCTCGAGGTTAATTACGCATGGAAGACTGCGGCAAAGTGGATTTTTTTTCTAGCAATGCCTTTGCTACTTTCTCGCTTTTTTAATCGCGAAAAGCAAAAGAAAGCTTTTCATAAAAGAGGGATTTTTTTAGGACTTTTGTTTGGAGGAATTAGCTTTGCAAGTATCCTAGTTGCCTATTATTTATTACAGGATGTAATTGATTTTGATTCCATCGTACAAGAACTTAAGAAATCTGGAATCAGTGCAGAGAATTTTATTTTTATTGCTCTTTATATAACGGTGGGGAATTCTTTATTGGAGGAGTTTTTCTTTAGAGGATTTATCTTTTTAAACTTATATCAAGCTGGATCTAGAAAATTGGCATACTTGTATTCCGCTCTCCTATTTGCGACTTATCATATTTCTATCTTTCAGTCATGGTTCTCTTGGGAGCTCATATTGCTGGCGCTTTTTGGTCTTTTTACAATTGGACTGGTTTTTAATTGGCTAGATACGAAGACGAACACGTTTCTTAATTCTTGGGTTGTTCACATTATGGCGGATTTAGCTATCGTACTAATTGGTTTTCATCTATTTGGCATTTTTTAA
- a CDS encoding GNAT family N-acetyltransferase: MNLAQSTLETKRCMLVKIQENNFIDIRRIYSNEKVREFLGGVPPEERIRAAFEGMVQTTDDHYFIIRDKPSNDLIGLVSLDKHHDGISTGISYQLLPVWWGKGYGKEVVEAVLEYAFSELGLPVIVAETQTANLASCKLLEGVGMRLRDKVFRFGAEQAIYERQKNNLMN; encoded by the coding sequence ATGAATCTAGCACAATCTACACTGGAAACAAAAAGGTGTATGTTAGTAAAAATACAAGAAAATAACTTTATAGACATTCGAAGGATTTACTCTAATGAAAAGGTTCGTGAGTTTCTTGGCGGTGTTCCGCCGGAGGAAAGAATCCGTGCTGCCTTTGAAGGGATGGTCCAGACAACGGATGATCATTACTTCATCATCCGTGACAAGCCATCTAATGATCTTATAGGACTGGTTTCATTAGATAAACATCATGATGGAATATCGACGGGAATTTCTTATCAACTTTTACCTGTTTGGTGGGGAAAGGGGTATGGGAAAGAAGTAGTAGAAGCAGTACTCGAATATGCTTTCTCTGAATTAGGGCTACCAGTTATTGTTGCAGAAACGCAGACGGCGAATCTAGCATCCTGCAAGCTACTTGAAGGCGTTGGGATGCGCCTCCGAGATAAAGTATTTCGCTTTGGAGCAGAGCAAGCAATCTATGAACGGCAAAAAAATAATCTCATGAATTAA
- a CDS encoding IS200/IS605 family accessory protein TnpB-related protein, whose translation MGRKAYFSKRVYKNTLAQNHVDSIRHALFVFNQAKHYSFSTKVKELRSGKSKRDGDSLHVHVKKKFELNDYYANSIVQEVKALLKSQKELQKLYISNKKEQIKSVKRKIKTTKKKLTSLRKVKTSIAKGEINLPGNLKHIQQHGNLFGVHYKNETLIFFHVYSFEHAYIDSEIVKLKSRLGRLEFRLDRLEKMLCSLKGNIHNVVFGSKKLFRSQFTLDTYKNNHDLWKQDWTQSRYNQMTISGRKDAKSGNFVFHYNPKTHQLTFQTPDGTIVHIEDLVFPYGQEQIDSAVEKQMNLQSKDRKLLGKSVGWSIEDKGDYYIFKCLLDIPTSEYKNHSKADGLIGVDCNVDHFAVSNVNHKGQFVNSFVLDFDLVGKSSNQITKILEAEAIAIVDYAVNHHKGIAVEKLDTTKSKVSNPYGNKKANMRMSLFAYRKMVSAIKSRAEKLGIEVHEVNPAYTSQIGKMKYMKRFGISIHQAASYVIARRAMGYKEKLPPMLHSLVPEKKQGLHHWAQWNTVSRLLSDVPTFWFGHLELSDIVRLRDELSSLGFLLESKKRKDNLTKEESRKSIV comes from the coding sequence ATGGGGAGGAAAGCATACTTTTCAAAACGTGTATATAAAAACACACTGGCGCAAAATCATGTGGATTCCATACGTCACGCTCTTTTTGTGTTCAACCAAGCAAAACATTACTCTTTTTCGACGAAGGTTAAAGAACTTCGTTCAGGAAAATCAAAAAGGGATGGGGATTCTCTGCATGTGCATGTGAAGAAAAAATTCGAACTGAATGATTACTATGCCAACAGCATTGTCCAAGAAGTAAAGGCTCTTTTAAAATCCCAAAAAGAACTGCAGAAGTTATACATCTCGAATAAAAAAGAGCAAATCAAATCGGTGAAAAGGAAAATCAAGACGACCAAAAAGAAATTAACCTCATTGAGAAAAGTAAAAACTTCTATCGCCAAAGGCGAAATCAACCTTCCAGGGAACTTGAAACACATTCAACAACATGGAAACTTGTTCGGAGTTCATTATAAAAATGAAACGCTTATTTTCTTCCATGTCTATTCTTTTGAACATGCGTACATAGATTCTGAAATAGTTAAATTAAAAAGCCGTTTAGGTCGTTTGGAATTCCGACTAGATAGATTAGAGAAGATGCTGTGTAGCCTAAAAGGGAATATCCATAACGTTGTTTTCGGCAGTAAAAAACTATTCCGTTCTCAATTCACGTTAGATACATATAAAAACAATCATGACCTTTGGAAACAGGATTGGACCCAATCTCGGTACAATCAAATGACGATTTCAGGAAGGAAAGATGCCAAATCAGGAAATTTTGTTTTTCATTACAATCCGAAAACCCATCAGTTAACCTTCCAAACTCCTGACGGAACCATCGTCCACATAGAAGACCTCGTATTTCCTTATGGGCAAGAACAAATAGATTCAGCTGTGGAAAAACAAATGAACTTACAATCCAAAGATAGGAAACTTCTAGGAAAGTCGGTTGGTTGGTCTATCGAAGACAAAGGCGACTACTATATCTTCAAGTGTTTACTAGATATCCCAACATCCGAATATAAAAACCATAGCAAAGCGGATGGGTTAATTGGTGTGGATTGCAACGTGGACCACTTTGCTGTATCGAATGTAAACCATAAAGGTCAATTCGTTAATAGTTTTGTTTTGGATTTCGACCTTGTTGGAAAAAGTTCCAATCAAATTACCAAGATTCTTGAAGCAGAGGCCATTGCTATTGTAGATTATGCGGTGAACCATCATAAAGGAATCGCGGTAGAAAAGCTGGATACAACCAAATCGAAAGTCTCTAACCCTTATGGAAATAAAAAAGCAAATATGCGTATGAGCTTATTTGCTTATCGTAAAATGGTTTCTGCTATTAAAAGTAGAGCCGAGAAATTAGGGATTGAGGTTCATGAGGTGAACCCGGCTTATACTTCTCAAATTGGTAAAATGAAATATATGAAGCGTTTTGGAATCTCAATTCACCAAGCTGCTTCTTACGTCATTGCTCGAAGAGCAATGGGATACAAAGAGAAGCTTCCACCAATGTTGCATTCCCTTGTTCCAGAGAAGAAACAAGGTCTACATCATTGGGCGCAATGGAACACAGTTTCTCGACTCCTGAGTGATGTCCCAACTTTTTGGTTCGGTCATTTAGAGCTTTCTGACATAGTAAGGCTTCGCGATGAACTCTCCTCACTCGGCTTCCTGTTGGAATCTAAGAAAAGGAAAGACAATCTTACTAAGGAGGAAAGTAGAAAATCCATTGTCTAG
- a CDS encoding CBO0543 family protein — MSEAQKEMLHQLDNRQESLTKGYMEYWKEFSSFNTWQFWVILAMLVIPLIVLFFKMDRERAFLLGFFGFNVHIWFTYIDMFGAKLNYWSYPYQVMPLLSVNFGLDVSLIPVVFMFLYQWIIQHKKNFYVYFLGLCVFLSFVFKPILVALDLFQLNKGANYFTLFIGYVVIMLLSKWITNIFFYFKRDDSLEKL; from the coding sequence ATGAGTGAAGCTCAGAAGGAAATGCTACATCAATTAGATAATAGACAAGAAAGTCTAACGAAAGGTTATATGGAGTACTGGAAGGAGTTCTCTTCTTTCAATACATGGCAATTTTGGGTTATATTGGCTATGCTTGTTATCCCTCTTATTGTTCTATTTTTTAAAATGGACAGAGAACGAGCTTTTCTCTTAGGTTTCTTTGGATTTAATGTTCACATTTGGTTTACGTATATAGATATGTTCGGCGCCAAGTTAAACTACTGGAGTTATCCTTATCAAGTAATGCCACTATTGAGTGTCAATTTTGGATTAGATGTTTCCCTTATTCCTGTAGTCTTTATGTTCCTCTATCAATGGATCATTCAACATAAGAAAAACTTCTATGTCTATTTTCTTGGACTATGCGTTTTTCTTTCTTTTGTATTCAAGCCAATCTTGGTAGCACTGGATTTGTTCCAACTAAACAAAGGAGCTAATTACTTTACCTTATTCATAGGATATGTTGTCATCATGCTTCTATCCAAATGGATTACGAATATCTTTTTCTACTTTAAACGTGATGATTCACTAGAAAAGCTTTAG
- a CDS encoding SLAP domain-containing protein, whose product MQKLVFEEKWDKTIANADRFFIEKVFSELTLNDEDIIQFTPIRQAVNHKEDLLVTVIIHNTSGEGLSLNQQKLSYMENDYLMAEETFFLPVVLPPFTSMPWTFIFPRKSIQHNASLKNGCLVI is encoded by the coding sequence ATGCAAAAGCTTGTATTTGAAGAAAAATGGGATAAAACTATAGCGAATGCAGATCGATTTTTTATAGAAAAGGTTTTTTCAGAATTAACATTAAATGACGAGGATATTATACAATTCACTCCAATAAGACAAGCTGTGAATCATAAGGAGGACTTGCTTGTAACCGTGATTATTCACAACACTTCAGGGGAAGGACTTTCTTTAAACCAGCAAAAACTATCCTATATGGAGAACGATTATTTAATGGCCGAGGAAACGTTCTTCTTACCTGTCGTATTACCTCCGTTCACAAGCATGCCTTGGACCTTTATTTTCCCGCGGAAATCTATACAACATAATGCTTCACTAAAAAATGGTTGTCTAGTGATATAA
- a CDS encoding esterase/lipase family protein, producing the protein MLKKVLLTSVTLLLMFPSIISAGSFGKDDPSGTPGNWYVGTTPSYVASSKHTILFVHGLNSSSSTWWEENDMYNTAYQAGFETAFIDLYPTNNMWDNGSLLAQKVKDIYSYFGEKVVVVAHSKGGVDTQSALVHYGAAPYVERVITLSSPHHGSQLADLAYSSWAGWLANIIGSKSDATYSLQTGYMEYFRSETDGKSNVLQVPIYTFGGTEIGSFGSSLYWGGLYLNSYGANDGAVTVASSRLPYATELQIGAWDHSSIKEGTSTFSLFESYLGEKNYAMSSPKIAKVQQTSVEPTENGIASIVRGGETAGMKKESFNIEKGVDEITIDWMSNQEISDLTLIGPTNKKYTNFKKNVDETEYFNGAYHHTLTIPNPASGTWTLETEIKQKYLLHVTVDSPLNDSLKLSLTNDTIKMKTKDKSLKIKADATIEYYKNGKLKQGKVKVKDSTLKVPNLGEGVYNITIDIEGKQGKSKFERTKIKTVYVDKNGKVYK; encoded by the coding sequence ATGCTGAAAAAGGTACTTCTTACTAGTGTAACGTTACTTCTCATGTTCCCTTCCATAATCTCTGCAGGTTCATTTGGAAAGGATGATCCATCAGGAACTCCTGGAAATTGGTATGTTGGAACCACTCCTTCTTATGTAGCTTCCTCTAAGCACACCATTCTATTTGTTCACGGACTTAACAGTTCCTCTAGTACATGGTGGGAAGAAAATGACATGTATAATACGGCTTACCAAGCTGGTTTTGAAACAGCTTTTATTGATTTGTACCCGACCAATAACATGTGGGATAACGGAAGTCTTCTCGCTCAAAAAGTTAAAGATATTTATAGTTACTTCGGTGAAAAAGTGGTGGTGGTTGCGCATAGTAAGGGTGGTGTAGACACTCAATCAGCATTAGTTCATTATGGGGCAGCCCCTTATGTTGAAAGAGTCATAACATTATCGAGCCCTCATCACGGCTCCCAGCTTGCTGATCTGGCATATAGTAGCTGGGCTGGTTGGTTGGCCAATATTATTGGGAGTAAAAGTGATGCGACTTATTCCTTACAGACCGGTTATATGGAGTACTTCCGTTCGGAAACAGACGGTAAAAGTAATGTGCTGCAAGTGCCAATCTATACATTCGGTGGTACTGAAATTGGCAGCTTCGGTAGCTCCTTATATTGGGGAGGATTATACCTGAATAGCTATGGGGCAAATGACGGTGCCGTAACTGTAGCAAGTTCCAGACTTCCTTATGCTACTGAACTACAGATTGGAGCATGGGATCATTCCAGTATTAAGGAAGGGACATCCACTTTTTCACTTTTTGAAAGTTACTTAGGCGAAAAAAATTATGCCATGTCCAGTCCAAAAATAGCTAAAGTACAACAAACATCTGTGGAACCTACAGAAAACGGCATTGCTTCTATCGTACGTGGTGGGGAAACAGCGGGTATGAAAAAGGAATCCTTTAATATTGAAAAAGGGGTTGATGAAATTACCATCGATTGGATGAGTAATCAGGAAATATCAGATCTAACTTTAATCGGTCCTACGAATAAAAAATATACGAATTTCAAAAAGAATGTAGATGAAACGGAGTATTTTAACGGAGCTTATCACCACACTTTAACAATTCCAAATCCAGCCTCAGGAACGTGGACGTTAGAAACGGAGATTAAACAAAAATATTTGCTACACGTTACAGTGGATAGCCCGTTGAATGATTCGCTAAAGCTATCCCTTACTAACGACACAATCAAAATGAAAACTAAAGATAAGTCTTTGAAAATAAAAGCGGATGCAACAATCGAGTATTACAAAAATGGAAAGCTCAAACAAGGAAAGGTAAAAGTGAAGGATTCCACTCTTAAGGTGCCAAATCTAGGGGAAGGAGTCTATAACATTACTATAGATATTGAAGGGAAACAGGGAAAAAGCAAGTTTGAAAGAACAAAGATTAAAACCGTTTATGTAGATAAAAATGGCAAAGTGTATAAGTAA
- a CDS encoding DEAD/DEAH box helicase gives MKQGIYEEIINNKLKNELSNIGEASQIEKSSIDVEEARKVLSTYISLITRKALKFVRDNETDDKEALIKQIETCNSILKTLGETLGPEEYKLLEVDQAGEVLLSVYSKINTIKGIREEKSVRPVTSIAESSLFTGSTYEPDMLSELKKEILSSNQIDFLVSFVKWSGIRCIIEELKQFTNNGGQLRVITTSYMGATDLKAVDELSKLHNTEIKISYDVDRTRLHAKAYMFKRETGFTTAYIGSSNLSNPALTSGLEWNLKVTEKDSFDIIKKFEATFESYWNDKEFKDFHHGKEADHEQLRLALRKDAKEYKNDFSFTLDIQPYHYQKEMLENLQVEREVFGRTRNLLVAATGVGKTVISAFDYKNFLAKSGKRARLLFVAHREEILKQSQDTFRAILRDFNFGDLLVGGHTPSSMDHLFVSIQSFNSMKLHETLTHNFYDFIIVDEFHHAAAQSYQTLLGHFQPKILLGLTATPERMDGKDILEHFDGQIASEMRLTEAINRKLLSPFQYFGVSDTVDLSMLKWNRKGYDTSELENVYTNNTRRSQQIVQSLTKYVTDISEVKGLGFCAGVEHAKYMANYFNAHNIPSLALYGSSDSETRRLAKDKLFKGEIQFIFVADLYNEGVDIPDVNTILFLRPTESLTVFLQQLGRGLRLADGKECLTVLDFVGQAHKNYNFEEKFRALIGKTKYSIKHYIDEGFSNLPKGSFIQLEKQGEEYILRNIKAATNSTKNLTEKMKYFTQETGLDLTLSNFLEHHHLSVYDFYGQGGRRTFERMKVNAGLAEDFYCEQEELVTKRLHKLFPLNSKRLLEYFIDFVNGNRSPKTEEEHLMKNMFYYSFYQKEPSKLGLLSIEEGLDLLLGNKRMCDEIYSVLNFMYHSIKTMEIPNDFGFTCPLTVHSTYSKEQIMAAFGYFNEEKCPAFREGVKYFSEKKMDIFFTTLNKSEKDFSPSTLYEDYAINEKLFHWQSQSTLTAGSPTAKRYMNHNKNNHKIALFVREFKKENGYTSAFTFLGTCNYVRHYGETPISFIWELDYELPPTLVPKANKSII, from the coding sequence ATGAAACAAGGAATTTACGAAGAAATCATTAATAACAAACTGAAAAATGAATTGTCTAATATCGGTGAAGCCTCACAAATAGAAAAATCATCAATAGATGTAGAGGAAGCTAGAAAGGTGCTTTCCACCTATATATCTTTGATTACAAGAAAAGCTTTAAAATTTGTACGGGATAATGAAACGGATGATAAAGAAGCTCTAATCAAACAAATAGAGACGTGTAACAGCATCCTTAAGACACTTGGAGAAACCCTAGGACCCGAGGAATATAAGCTGCTTGAAGTAGATCAAGCAGGTGAGGTTCTCCTCTCTGTCTATTCTAAAATTAACACTATTAAAGGAATACGTGAAGAAAAATCGGTAAGACCTGTAACTTCTATTGCAGAAAGCTCTTTATTTACAGGCTCCACGTACGAACCAGATATGCTGAGTGAATTAAAGAAAGAGATATTGTCTTCGAATCAAATAGACTTCCTTGTTTCTTTTGTAAAGTGGAGTGGAATCCGCTGTATTATAGAAGAATTAAAACAGTTTACAAATAACGGCGGTCAACTTAGGGTCATTACTACTTCTTATATGGGAGCAACCGACCTAAAAGCGGTAGACGAGCTGAGTAAGCTACATAATACAGAAATAAAAATCTCTTATGATGTCGACCGGACTAGATTACACGCAAAAGCATATATGTTTAAAAGAGAGACGGGATTTACGACTGCATACATTGGATCGTCGAATCTTTCGAATCCAGCATTAACCTCCGGATTGGAATGGAATCTAAAGGTAACAGAAAAGGACTCATTTGATATTATTAAAAAATTTGAAGCAACCTTTGAAAGTTATTGGAATGATAAAGAATTTAAAGACTTTCATCACGGTAAGGAAGCGGATCATGAACAGCTTCGATTAGCACTTAGAAAAGACGCGAAGGAGTATAAGAATGATTTTTCCTTTACCCTCGATATTCAGCCTTATCATTATCAAAAAGAAATGCTTGAGAACCTTCAAGTCGAGAGAGAAGTCTTCGGTAGAACACGAAACCTACTTGTAGCGGCAACCGGAGTAGGGAAAACCGTTATTTCTGCTTTCGACTACAAGAACTTTCTTGCAAAGAGTGGGAAAAGAGCTCGCTTGTTATTTGTTGCCCATAGAGAAGAAATTTTAAAGCAAAGCCAGGATACGTTCAGAGCGATTCTAAGAGATTTTAACTTTGGAGATCTATTGGTTGGAGGGCATACTCCGTCATCCATGGATCATTTGTTTGTTAGCATTCAAAGCTTCAACAGTATGAAGCTTCATGAAACATTAACACATAATTTCTACGACTTTATTATTGTAGATGAGTTTCATCACGCAGCAGCTCAATCATATCAAACATTACTGGGTCACTTTCAACCTAAAATCTTACTAGGGCTAACGGCTACTCCTGAAAGAATGGACGGTAAAGATATTTTAGAGCATTTTGATGGTCAGATAGCATCAGAGATGCGATTAACGGAAGCTATCAATCGGAAATTACTTAGTCCTTTTCAGTATTTTGGTGTAAGTGATACGGTTGATTTATCCATGCTCAAATGGAATAGGAAGGGCTATGACACTAGTGAACTTGAAAACGTATATACCAATAATACGAGAAGAAGCCAGCAAATCGTTCAAAGTTTAACTAAGTATGTTACGGATATTAGTGAAGTCAAAGGCTTGGGATTCTGTGCAGGAGTGGAGCACGCAAAATATATGGCTAATTATTTTAATGCACACAATATTCCTTCCTTAGCCTTGTATGGATCGTCTGATTCAGAGACTAGAAGACTGGCAAAAGATAAATTATTCAAGGGAGAGATCCAATTTATCTTTGTAGCAGATTTATATAATGAAGGGGTAGATATTCCGGATGTAAATACCATCCTATTTTTACGTCCAACCGAAAGTTTAACGGTTTTTCTACAACAGCTAGGAAGAGGTCTTAGACTGGCCGATGGAAAAGAGTGTCTTACTGTATTAGATTTTGTTGGCCAAGCCCACAAGAATTATAATTTTGAAGAAAAGTTTAGAGCTCTAATCGGGAAGACTAAGTATTCTATTAAGCATTATATTGATGAGGGCTTTTCTAATTTACCAAAAGGTAGTTTTATTCAATTAGAAAAACAGGGTGAAGAGTATATTTTAAGAAATATAAAAGCCGCGACAAACTCAACGAAGAATTTAACAGAGAAAATGAAGTATTTCACTCAAGAGACTGGCTTAGATTTAACTTTATCAAACTTTCTCGAGCATCATCATTTGAGTGTTTATGATTTTTATGGTCAAGGTGGTAGAAGAACGTTTGAGAGAATGAAGGTTAACGCTGGCTTAGCAGAAGACTTTTACTGTGAACAAGAGGAATTAGTCACGAAGCGTTTACACAAGCTTTTTCCATTAAATTCAAAAAGGCTTTTGGAGTACTTTATTGATTTTGTAAACGGAAATCGTTCACCTAAAACAGAGGAAGAACACCTAATGAAAAACATGTTCTATTACTCTTTTTATCAGAAAGAGCCGAGTAAGTTAGGATTACTTTCTATCGAAGAAGGTTTGGATCTGCTTCTGGGTAATAAAAGAATGTGTGATGAAATTTATAGCGTTTTAAACTTTATGTACCATTCTATTAAAACGATGGAGATTCCTAATGATTTTGGTTTTACTTGTCCGTTAACTGTTCATTCGACTTATTCAAAAGAACAAATAATGGCAGCCTTCGGGTACTTTAATGAAGAAAAGTGCCCAGCATTTAGAGAAGGAGTTAAATATTTCTCGGAAAAGAAAATGGATATATTTTTTACAACGCTAAATAAATCTGAAAAAGATTTCTCTCCTTCAACACTTTATGAAGATTACGCAATTAATGAGAAGCTATTCCATTGGCAGTCCCAAAGTACGCTTACCGCAGGAAGTCCTACTGCAAAGAGGTATATGAACCATAATAAAAACAATCATAAAATAGCTCTTTTTGTCCGGGAGTTTAAGAAAGAAAATGGATACACTTCTGCGTTTACATTTCTCGGCACTTGTAATTATGTAAGGCATTATGGAGAAACCCCAATAAGCTTTATTTGGGAGTTAGATTATGAGTTGCCACCAACATTAGTTCCTAAAGCAAATAAAAGTATCATTTAA
- a CDS encoding (deoxy)nucleoside triphosphate pyrophosphohydrolase, whose product MQKVMKVVAAVIENDRKEVLCALRSPSMEIPNRWEFPGGKVEKDEDVLTAIVREIKDELGCEVKPVEILNDHTHHYDTFTIQLIAIKCALLDGEPTAKEHSTLLWLNKNSLESLRWAPADIPAVQLLINEK is encoded by the coding sequence ATGCAAAAAGTTATGAAAGTAGTTGCAGCAGTAATTGAAAATGATCGAAAAGAAGTGCTTTGCGCGCTCCGATCTCCATCAATGGAGATACCAAACAGGTGGGAGTTTCCTGGTGGAAAAGTTGAGAAGGATGAAGATGTGCTTACGGCTATTGTGCGTGAAATAAAAGATGAACTTGGTTGTGAGGTTAAGCCAGTAGAAATTCTAAATGACCATACCCATCATTATGACACCTTTACCATTCAATTAATAGCTATTAAATGTGCCCTCCTAGACGGCGAACCTACAGCGAAAGAACATTCAACACTTTTATGGTTAAATAAGAATTCTCTGGAATCCTTAAGATGGGCACCAGCTGATATTCCAGCCGTACAATTACTTATAAACGAAAAATAA
- a CDS encoding nucleoside triphosphate pyrophosphohydrolase produces MPTYNKLVRDKIPKIISESGKQYTIETIQEKDYDRLLKEKFWEETKELMDAATQEEFLQEAADILEVLHALIKLNDATVEQVEKIREEKKRERGGFEKRIFLKEVKK; encoded by the coding sequence TTGCCTACATATAACAAGCTAGTTCGAGATAAAATTCCTAAAATTATTTCCGAATCAGGAAAGCAATATACCATCGAAACTATCCAAGAAAAGGATTACGATAGACTTTTGAAAGAGAAGTTTTGGGAAGAAACAAAAGAATTGATGGATGCAGCCACTCAAGAGGAATTTCTTCAAGAAGCAGCAGACATACTTGAAGTGCTTCATGCTTTAATTAAGTTGAACGATGCCACAGTAGAACAAGTTGAAAAAATAAGAGAGGAAAAGAAGCGAGAACGAGGAGGATTTGAGAAGAGAATTTTTCTCAAGGAGGTTAAGAAATGA